From the uncultured Fibrobacter sp. genome, one window contains:
- a CDS encoding glycogen-binding domain-containing protein produces MAKTTATKATTKKAAAKPAAAPKAAPKAAPAKKAAAKPAAKAAAPKAAKAAATSAAPKKVTVEFIADCPLASTVSIAGTFNNWAVDVDMLKKDKKSGLWTTKIALVPGDYEYKFVCDGKNWDAGDNKIKHV; encoded by the coding sequence ATGGCAAAAACAACTGCTACCAAAGCTACAACAAAGAAAGCTGCTGCAAAACCTGCTGCCGCTCCGAAGGCTGCCCCCAAGGCCGCCCCGGCTAAGAAGGCTGCTGCCAAGCCCGCTGCAAAGGCTGCCGCCCCCAAGGCTGCAAAGGCTGCCGCTACAAGCGCTGCTCCCAAGAAGGTCACCGTTGAGTTCATCGCGGATTGCCCGCTTGCAAGCACCGTGTCCATCGCTGGCACCTTCAACAACTGGGCTGTCGATGTCGACATGCTCAAGAAGGACAAGAAGTCCGGCCTCTGGACAACGAAGATTGCCCTCGTTCCTGGCGACTACGAATACAAGTTCGTATGCGACGGCAAGAACTGGGATGCCGGCGACAACAAGATCAAGCACGTCTAA
- the rpe gene encoding ribulose-phosphate 3-epimerase: MLKQIIAPSVLNANFLELGKGLQAIENGGAGLVHLDIMDGHFVPNISFGPGISACVGKGTKLPLDCHLMIENPEKYVGEFAKAGASIISVHAETTNHLDRLLHQIAELGVKPAVAINPATPLESIKYVLDIVDMALIMSVNPGFGGQSLIPYCLDKIRELRQMKPELDIQIDGGVKLDNILACKEAGANIFVVGSAIFGKPDPEAVCREFVELIK; this comes from the coding sequence ATGCTCAAGCAAATTATCGCCCCAAGCGTATTGAACGCAAATTTCCTCGAACTCGGCAAAGGTCTCCAGGCCATCGAAAACGGTGGAGCCGGTCTTGTTCACCTCGACATCATGGACGGGCACTTTGTCCCGAACATCAGCTTTGGCCCGGGCATTTCTGCCTGCGTCGGCAAGGGCACCAAGCTCCCGCTCGATTGCCACCTGATGATCGAGAACCCCGAAAAGTACGTGGGCGAATTCGCAAAGGCCGGTGCAAGCATCATCAGCGTACACGCCGAAACTACGAACCACCTCGACCGCCTGCTGCACCAGATTGCAGAACTCGGCGTGAAGCCCGCCGTGGCCATCAACCCGGCGACCCCGCTCGAAAGCATCAAGTACGTACTCGACATTGTGGACATGGCGCTCATCATGTCGGTGAACCCGGGCTTCGGCGGCCAGAGCCTCATCCCCTACTGCCTCGACAAGATTCGTGAACTCCGCCAGATGAAACCGGAACTCGACATCCAGATCGACGGCGGCGTCAAGCTCGACAACATTCTCGCCTGCAAGGAAGCCGGCGCGAACATCTTTGTGGTCGGTTCCGCCATCTTCGGCAAGCCCGATCCCGAAGCCGTGTGCCGCGAATTTGTCGAATTAATTAAGTAA